Proteins encoded together in one Streptomyces sp. NA04227 window:
- the eccE gene encoding type VII secretion protein EccE, with translation MATATRERSSSRTRSDDRDRSAAATAASAPAPGPVSPRLKSLAGGPGSRLLRQLVLVQAAAAAVLAGWVAGGLWLVPAGALAAVLVVVALIRRQGRSLPDWFATTAALRARRRQAASTPVPPGTEPGFAPAVECDPALRTYSFGGRDRRSVGMLGDGGFVTAVLQVETDATAIRADRGARPLPVALVRDALEVDDIRLESAQIVLHTQPAPALHLPQNSIAVTNYAPLQAQSGAPAVRISWIALKLDPELCAEAVAARGGGLTGAQKCLVRVTDHLASRLTGAGFRTTVLTEEGIAAAVATSACANPLVTAQAGRDELPSRRTEESARSWRCDNRRHTTYWIRRWPGLGSGGASLPQLVAALSATPALATTFSLTLARGDNRETTIRGHVRVTGRGDAELVAARRDLEQAARRGKVALARLDREQLPGVLATLPLGGTR, from the coding sequence ATGGCCACTGCCACCAGGGAGCGTTCGTCGTCCCGTACGCGTTCCGACGACCGTGACCGGTCCGCGGCGGCGACCGCCGCGTCGGCCCCGGCACCGGGGCCCGTCTCGCCGCGGCTCAAGTCACTTGCGGGCGGGCCGGGTTCGCGTCTGCTGCGGCAGCTCGTACTGGTTCAGGCGGCGGCCGCCGCGGTGCTGGCCGGGTGGGTCGCGGGCGGGCTGTGGCTGGTGCCCGCGGGGGCGTTGGCGGCGGTGCTCGTGGTGGTGGCACTGATACGTCGTCAAGGTCGTTCGCTGCCAGACTGGTTCGCCACGACGGCTGCCTTGCGCGCCCGCAGACGGCAGGCGGCGAGCACCCCGGTGCCGCCGGGCACCGAGCCCGGTTTCGCGCCCGCGGTGGAGTGCGATCCGGCCCTGCGTACGTACTCCTTCGGGGGACGCGACCGCCGCTCGGTGGGCATGCTCGGCGACGGCGGGTTCGTGACGGCGGTGCTCCAGGTGGAGACCGATGCGACGGCCATACGGGCGGACCGGGGTGCCCGGCCGCTCCCGGTCGCGCTCGTGCGGGACGCCCTCGAAGTGGACGACATCCGGCTGGAGTCGGCGCAGATCGTGCTGCACACGCAGCCCGCCCCGGCGCTGCACCTTCCGCAGAACTCGATCGCGGTCACCAACTACGCACCTCTGCAAGCGCAGTCGGGTGCGCCCGCGGTCCGGATCAGCTGGATCGCGCTGAAGCTGGACCCGGAGCTGTGCGCGGAGGCGGTGGCGGCCCGGGGCGGCGGCCTGACGGGCGCACAGAAGTGTCTGGTGCGGGTGACGGACCATCTGGCGAGCCGTCTCACGGGTGCCGGGTTCCGGACCACGGTGCTCACCGAAGAGGGGATCGCGGCGGCCGTCGCGACGTCCGCCTGCGCCAATCCCCTGGTCACGGCCCAGGCCGGACGCGACGAACTGCCCTCGCGCCGGACCGAGGAGAGCGCCCGCTCCTGGCGCTGCGACAACCGCAGGCACACCACCTACTGGATACGCCGCTGGCCCGGGCTCGGCTCCGGCGGCGCGTCGCTGCCGCAACTGGTGGCCGCGCTCAGCGCCACTCCGGCGCTTGCGACGACCTTCAGTCTGACGCTCGCCCGGGGTGACAACCGGGAGACCACGATCCGCGGCCATGTCCGGGTCACCGGTCGCGGCGACGCCGAACTCGTCGCGGCACGAAGGGACTTGGAGCAGGCCGCCCGCCGGGGCAAGGTCGCGCTGGCCCGACTGGACCGCGAGCAACTCCCGGGAGTTCTCGCCACCTTGCCGCTCGGAGGCACCCGCTGA
- the eccB gene encoding type VII secretion protein EccB: protein MASRRDELNAYTFAKRRTLASFVQPSPTGSEEGAPKPLRAVLPGSIVGVILLAGFGAWGMFKPTAPKGWDEPEAKVIIASDSTTRYVILRTDGKKQLHPVLNMASAKLLLDPDKGEVVKVKESVLDNGKIPHGPTIGIPYAPDRLPKPDEAAADKHWAVCERPGDGGRAIQKAAFVFAERDKERVAGKRRLNGGQLLYVQGPDPDRQRYIVDAGGTAYEVGDDELLLRTLVGDGRKPQRVSEEWLKTVHDGEEITFPRVEGTPGDPAGVPGNLDETGNRIGMVLSAGDGNRRQHYVVLRGRVEPVSDFTARLLLNSKQLGSLRQHGRAHPAGAQDFDPEDKHFAADRRWPTRTPAPVNSVAGGPGDRDTVCNVLRSVDDDSGRTTLSTWAGSDFPAPLPEGSSSAYVTPGSGQLYRQIDGSATDAGAVFLVTDTGLRYVLQSNSDSGGDDAGIGRDKKKEDDKDKAAQEEAEQAKSRLGYADVRPALVPQDWSEFVPTGPRLSTGAARQPQGS, encoded by the coding sequence ATGGCATCACGGCGGGACGAACTCAACGCCTACACCTTCGCGAAGCGCCGCACGCTGGCGTCCTTCGTCCAGCCTTCCCCGACGGGCTCGGAGGAGGGCGCCCCCAAGCCGCTGCGGGCCGTGCTGCCCGGCTCCATCGTCGGCGTGATCCTCCTCGCCGGCTTCGGCGCCTGGGGCATGTTCAAACCGACGGCACCGAAGGGCTGGGACGAGCCCGAGGCGAAGGTCATCATCGCCAGCGACTCCACTACGCGGTACGTGATCCTCAGGACGGACGGCAAGAAGCAACTGCACCCCGTCCTCAACATGGCCTCCGCCAAGCTGCTCCTCGACCCCGACAAGGGCGAGGTCGTCAAGGTCAAGGAATCCGTCCTCGACAACGGCAAGATCCCGCACGGCCCCACCATCGGCATCCCGTACGCACCCGACCGCCTTCCCAAGCCCGACGAGGCCGCGGCCGACAAGCACTGGGCGGTCTGCGAGCGCCCCGGCGACGGCGGCCGCGCCATCCAGAAGGCGGCGTTCGTCTTCGCGGAGCGCGACAAGGAGAGGGTCGCGGGCAAGCGGCGCCTGAACGGCGGCCAACTCCTCTACGTACAGGGGCCCGACCCCGACCGGCAGCGCTACATCGTCGACGCGGGCGGCACCGCGTACGAGGTCGGCGACGACGAACTGCTGCTGCGCACACTCGTCGGCGACGGGCGCAAACCGCAGCGGGTCTCCGAGGAATGGCTCAAGACCGTGCACGACGGCGAGGAGATCACCTTCCCGCGCGTCGAAGGAACGCCCGGGGACCCGGCCGGTGTCCCCGGCAACCTCGACGAGACCGGGAACCGCATCGGCATGGTCCTGTCGGCCGGTGACGGGAACCGCAGACAGCACTACGTGGTCCTGCGCGGCCGTGTGGAGCCCGTCTCGGACTTCACCGCACGCCTGCTCCTGAACAGCAAACAACTCGGATCGCTCCGCCAGCACGGGCGCGCCCACCCGGCGGGCGCCCAGGACTTCGACCCGGAGGACAAGCACTTCGCCGCCGACCGCCGCTGGCCCACCCGGACCCCGGCGCCGGTCAACTCCGTCGCGGGCGGGCCCGGTGACCGGGACACGGTCTGCAACGTCCTGCGCTCCGTCGACGACGACAGCGGCCGGACCACTCTCTCCACTTGGGCCGGCAGTGACTTCCCGGCGCCACTACCCGAGGGGTCGAGCAGCGCCTATGTCACCCCCGGATCAGGGCAGTTGTACCGGCAGATCGACGGATCGGCGACGGACGCCGGCGCGGTGTTCCTGGTGACCGACACGGGCCTGCGCTACGTACTGCAGTCCAACAGCGACAGCGGCGGCGACGACGCGGGCATCGGCCGCGACAAGAAGAAGGAAGACGACAAGGACAAGGCGGCCCAGGAGGAGGCCGAACAGGCCAAGTCGCGGCTCGGCTACGCCGACGTCCGGCCCGCTCTCGTCCCCCAGGACTGGTCGGAGTTCGTACCGACGGGACCGCGACTCTCCACCGGCGCCGCACGCCAGCCGCAGGGGTCGTGA
- the mycP gene encoding type VII secretion-associated serine protease mycosin, protein MGRTGAVLAAAVALTATLAPPAAAEGEQCTFPAKKYEGRPWSLQRVLLDELWEQSEGAGVRVAVIDTGVDVKHPQLAGAVDARSGTNTLPKKLKDKDGRTVDRGPQNGTGDTVGHGTKVAGIIAARPAKKTGFVGLAPRARIIPIHQNDAEGNGTAETLAKAIDHAIKAKARVINISQDTAKAVAPAPALQQAVNRALAEDIVVVASAGNDGLGGNVKKTYPASFEGVLAVASSDRNNERAAFSQSGDFVGVAAPGVDMVSTVPKGGHCADNGTSFSAPYVAAVAALIRAKHKNWTQEQIVAQIQQTAERSVAGHDRYVGWGVVDPVRALTEDDTPVTSPSAHEGVTRAKPPTPAELPTGETAAERNSRLGTYIALAAVVLAAAISGVAIALRDTRRRAQRLRDTG, encoded by the coding sequence ATCGGACGAACCGGCGCCGTACTCGCCGCCGCGGTGGCGCTGACGGCCACCCTGGCGCCGCCCGCCGCGGCCGAGGGCGAACAGTGCACCTTCCCCGCCAAGAAGTACGAGGGGCGGCCCTGGTCCCTGCAGCGCGTGCTGCTCGACGAGCTGTGGGAGCAGTCCGAGGGCGCGGGCGTACGGGTCGCCGTGATCGACACCGGCGTCGACGTGAAACACCCGCAGCTCGCCGGGGCCGTCGACGCACGCAGCGGCACCAACACCCTGCCGAAGAAACTCAAGGACAAGGACGGCAGGACCGTCGACCGCGGGCCGCAGAACGGGACCGGGGACACTGTCGGGCACGGCACGAAGGTCGCAGGCATCATCGCGGCCCGCCCGGCGAAGAAGACCGGCTTCGTGGGTCTGGCCCCCAGGGCGAGGATCATCCCGATCCACCAGAACGACGCCGAGGGAAACGGCACCGCCGAAACTCTCGCGAAGGCGATCGACCACGCCATCAAGGCGAAGGCCCGCGTCATCAACATCTCCCAGGACACGGCGAAGGCGGTCGCACCGGCGCCCGCCCTCCAGCAAGCCGTCAACCGTGCCCTGGCCGAGGACATCGTGGTGGTCGCCTCGGCCGGCAACGACGGACTGGGCGGCAACGTCAAGAAGACATACCCCGCCTCCTTCGAAGGCGTCCTCGCGGTCGCCTCCTCCGACCGCAACAACGAGCGGGCGGCCTTCTCCCAGTCAGGGGACTTCGTGGGCGTGGCGGCACCCGGTGTCGACATGGTCTCGACCGTCCCCAAGGGCGGCCACTGCGCCGACAACGGCACCAGCTTCTCCGCCCCCTACGTCGCCGCCGTGGCAGCCCTGATCCGGGCCAAGCACAAGAACTGGACGCAGGAGCAGATCGTCGCCCAGATCCAGCAGACCGCGGAACGCTCCGTCGCCGGACACGACCGCTACGTCGGCTGGGGAGTCGTCGACCCGGTGCGCGCCCTGACGGAGGACGACACTCCGGTCACCAGCCCCTCCGCCCACGAGGGCGTCACTCGGGCAAAGCCTCCCACTCCGGCAGAACTCCCCACGGGTGAAACAGCCGCAGAGCGCAACAGCCGCCTGGGTACGTACATCGCCCTCGCCGCGGTCGTTCTCGCCGCCGCGATCAGCGGCGTGGCCATCGCCCTGCGCGACACCCGCAGAAGGGCACAACGACTGCGTGACACGGGGTGA
- a CDS encoding S8 family serine peptidase produces MTAAKARVGALVASTALTAALVGHGSPANAADVQSQQWYLNSMNAEGLWKVSTGRGITVAVVDSGVGKTPGLQGKLLAGEDVTGTPGGPNDDFNGHGTTMAELIAGSGEGGGIRGLAPDAKILPLRKSAKGYGADSGDSHKAIRVAADSEARIINLSFGGPEWYQSLEDSIRYAISKGKLVFAAVGNSGDGENKKEYPAGLHGVVGVGASDKDGKVEKYSQHGNYIDLAAPSGQLPGYCDKSLTKYCTSSGGTSSATAITSAAAALIWSKHPDWTANQVLRVLIDTAGRDWPKDNPSIYLGYGLIRPARNILKNQGNPGPANIDPISGKSTIAEPSKPVGSPEPSAAEGSSEGSAKPSVNPEAANASSSSGDSGKYWLIGIAAAGVLALGVAVVARQRRGV; encoded by the coding sequence ATGACCGCCGCCAAGGCTCGTGTTGGTGCACTGGTTGCCTCAACCGCGCTGACAGCGGCTCTCGTTGGGCATGGTTCGCCCGCCAACGCCGCCGACGTCCAGAGCCAACAGTGGTATCTGAACTCAATGAACGCGGAAGGGCTCTGGAAGGTCAGCACCGGGCGAGGCATCACCGTAGCCGTCGTCGACAGTGGCGTCGGAAAGACTCCGGGCCTGCAAGGGAAACTGCTGGCAGGTGAAGACGTGACGGGCACTCCCGGGGGTCCGAACGACGACTTTAATGGTCACGGCACGACCATGGCGGAGCTTATCGCCGGATCGGGTGAGGGCGGCGGAATCAGGGGCTTGGCGCCAGACGCCAAGATTCTTCCCCTCCGCAAGAGCGCAAAAGGCTATGGGGCGGACAGCGGTGACAGCCACAAGGCCATCCGAGTTGCCGCCGACAGCGAAGCGAGGATCATCAATCTCTCATTCGGTGGACCTGAGTGGTACCAAAGCTTGGAAGATTCCATTCGGTATGCCATATCGAAGGGAAAGTTGGTGTTCGCGGCCGTTGGAAACAGCGGAGACGGCGAGAATAAGAAAGAATATCCCGCTGGGCTACACGGAGTGGTAGGTGTCGGTGCGTCCGACAAGGACGGAAAGGTCGAGAAGTACTCTCAGCACGGCAACTATATTGACCTCGCTGCACCGTCAGGGCAGCTTCCTGGTTATTGCGACAAGTCGCTTACCAAGTACTGCACCAGCAGCGGCGGCACAAGCTCCGCCACCGCCATCACCTCAGCCGCCGCAGCCCTGATCTGGTCCAAGCACCCTGACTGGACCGCCAATCAGGTTCTCCGCGTATTGATCGACACGGCAGGCCGTGACTGGCCGAAAGATAATCCGAGCATCTACCTCGGCTATGGCCTCATCCGTCCGGCCCGCAACATCCTGAAGAATCAAGGAAACCCAGGCCCGGCCAATATCGACCCGATCTCGGGTAAGTCGACAATTGCTGAGCCCTCCAAGCCCGTCGGTTCTCCGGAGCCGAGTGCTGCGGAAGGCTCCTCCGAGGGATCGGCCAAGCCGTCTGTGAATCCGGAGGCGGCAAACGCTTCCAGCTCGTCGGGCGACAGTGGAAAGTACTGGCTGATCGGGATCGCCGCCGCGGGCGTACTGGCTCTTGGGGTGGCAGTCGTTGCCAGGCAGCGCCGTGGCGTGTGA
- a CDS encoding WXG100 family type VII secretion target produces the protein MVDKQSVSDQEIREATDVVTRTYDDVRKSVHNLNNIIDGIQGAWEGVGARAFQQKQNEINSSMVRINHLLEGFLEAIAQNKKINDHTEDLVRSAAQKVEVSPAGQSAFNSY, from the coding sequence ATGGTCGATAAACAGAGTGTATCCGACCAAGAAATTCGCGAAGCGACGGACGTAGTGACGCGCACGTACGACGATGTCCGGAAGAGTGTCCATAACCTGAATAACATCATCGATGGCATTCAGGGTGCCTGGGAAGGCGTCGGTGCGCGCGCCTTCCAGCAGAAGCAGAACGAGATCAACTCAAGCATGGTGCGCATTAACCACCTTCTTGAGGGCTTCTTGGAAGCTATTGCGCAGAACAAGAAGATCAATGATCACACCGAGGATTTGGTCCGATCTGCGGCGCAAAAGGTCGAGGTTAGCCCTGCTGGGCAGTCTGCGTTCAACTCGTACTGA
- a CDS encoding WXG100 family type VII secretion target, whose translation MSVPDPGRLTVTYSNLDTAATDLVREARTLETSLDMIQRKVQSLAGLWEGEAFNTYSRQQREWDKEAADIHRALKEIAKVVHGAGGDYRGGDLKAARYYEIM comes from the coding sequence ATGTCCGTTCCCGACCCCGGGCGATTGACAGTCACGTACAGCAACCTCGACACCGCAGCCACGGATCTCGTGCGGGAAGCACGGACGCTGGAAACATCTCTCGACATGATCCAGCGAAAAGTGCAGAGCCTCGCCGGACTCTGGGAGGGTGAAGCCTTCAATACCTACTCCCGGCAACAGCGGGAGTGGGACAAGGAGGCCGCAGATATTCACCGGGCGCTCAAGGAAATCGCGAAAGTGGTGCACGGTGCCGGCGGTGACTATCGTGGCGGCGATCTCAAAGCGGCAAGGTACTACGAGATCATGTGA
- a CDS encoding PQQ-binding-like beta-propeller repeat protein — MSFGPPASLYTQSRREAADKDRRRRALCLITVGGLCLTLLAACLGGWLWLSSPAASDPVGLHGDLRPRQLPGDVREEVATRPRNQGGTELLSLLEGPLKKNEMVDYPGLWLTDTRLVEARGTVLEGWKLTRKRGPAKEKGLYKLDFGASICSATQHLTVDGRTAVLVMTRDRNGDPVCGRIIGVDLNKGKKLWDEKLPGALSAGGGRYGNPSSVTISQDTAVAAWGIGSASYDLRSGKRLWADTQPSECTDQGFAGGRRMLAVVGCGEIDRMKLKVEEIDPRTGKPKWTYAPGEGLKQVHVVSTAPVVLSVLKEAGEYESLLIHLDDAGKVRSTMPGDQEWNAITCGKQVPDYFAVDQCSSVVVSETHLFIASKKRIELGDAPSNEVIAYDLATGKSGKKFDGRDLAPIQVVQANGSKALAYQTGMVSEPGVLFELDPVTGKKTPFYYIQTEDWDFFEPDGTHLVYHRGRLAIGATQTDDEDDPSVWVIEPQ; from the coding sequence GTGAGTTTCGGGCCCCCGGCCTCCCTCTACACCCAGTCACGGCGAGAAGCCGCCGACAAGGACCGGCGCCGCAGGGCACTGTGCCTCATCACGGTCGGCGGCCTCTGCCTCACTCTTCTCGCTGCCTGCCTCGGCGGCTGGCTGTGGCTCTCGTCCCCCGCCGCCTCGGATCCTGTGGGCCTCCACGGAGACCTCCGACCCCGTCAACTGCCCGGCGACGTACGCGAAGAGGTCGCCACCCGGCCGCGCAACCAGGGCGGAACAGAGCTGCTGAGCCTGCTTGAGGGGCCGTTGAAGAAGAACGAGATGGTCGACTACCCCGGGTTGTGGCTGACCGACACGCGCCTCGTAGAAGCCCGCGGAACCGTCCTGGAGGGGTGGAAGCTCACACGGAAGCGCGGCCCTGCGAAGGAGAAGGGCCTGTACAAGCTCGACTTCGGCGCGAGCATATGCAGTGCCACCCAGCACCTCACTGTGGACGGTCGCACAGCCGTGCTTGTCATGACTCGTGACCGTAACGGCGATCCGGTGTGCGGGCGCATCATCGGTGTCGACCTCAACAAGGGCAAGAAGCTGTGGGACGAGAAGCTGCCGGGCGCCCTGTCCGCGGGAGGCGGCAGGTACGGCAACCCCAGCAGCGTCACCATCTCGCAGGACACCGCAGTGGCCGCCTGGGGGATTGGCTCCGCATCCTACGACCTGCGAAGTGGCAAACGGTTATGGGCCGACACGCAGCCCTCTGAGTGCACAGACCAGGGTTTCGCCGGTGGACGCAGGATGCTGGCAGTGGTCGGCTGCGGTGAGATCGACCGGATGAAGCTGAAGGTGGAAGAGATCGACCCTCGTACCGGGAAGCCGAAGTGGACCTACGCCCCCGGTGAAGGTCTCAAGCAGGTCCACGTCGTCTCGACTGCCCCTGTTGTTCTGTCTGTCCTGAAGGAAGCGGGCGAGTACGAGTCGCTGCTGATCCACCTGGACGATGCGGGCAAGGTGCGCTCGACCATGCCGGGCGACCAGGAGTGGAATGCGATCACCTGCGGCAAGCAGGTCCCGGACTACTTCGCGGTCGACCAGTGCTCGTCCGTCGTCGTCAGCGAGACGCACCTCTTCATCGCCTCGAAGAAACGCATCGAGCTCGGAGACGCGCCCTCGAACGAGGTCATCGCCTACGACCTTGCCACCGGAAAGAGCGGAAAGAAGTTCGACGGACGCGACCTTGCGCCGATCCAGGTCGTACAGGCCAACGGCAGCAAGGCGCTCGCCTACCAAACAGGGATGGTGTCAGAGCCGGGTGTGCTCTTCGAACTCGACCCCGTCACCGGCAAAAAGACCCCCTTCTACTACATCCAGACAGAGGACTGGGACTTCTTCGAACCCGATGGCACTCATCTCGTTTACCACCGGGGCCGACTAGCCATCGGCGCGACGCAGACTGATGACGAGGACGACCCCTCGGTGTGGGTCATCGAGCCGCAATGA
- a CDS encoding DUF4333 domain-containing protein, giving the protein MTTNRLSAAASLLSAVATSVLLVGCSASADVGTSTPEMSSGKLSALLAERLAATTGQPKPNIDCPEDLVGEVGATTRCRLIADDGSTLGVTVKVTSVDGDQIQFDFKADDTASPAPN; this is encoded by the coding sequence ATGACCACCAACCGGTTGTCTGCTGCTGCTTCGCTCCTCTCGGCCGTAGCCACCAGTGTGCTGCTGGTCGGGTGCTCGGCCTCAGCCGATGTTGGAACGTCGACACCGGAAATGTCCTCGGGCAAGCTCTCCGCACTACTCGCCGAAAGGCTCGCCGCTACAACGGGCCAGCCAAAGCCGAACATTGACTGTCCCGAGGACCTCGTAGGTGAGGTCGGTGCCACCACCCGGTGTCGGCTCATTGCGGACGACGGCAGCACCTTGGGCGTAACCGTCAAGGTGACATCCGTCGACGGAGACCAGATCCAATTCGACTTCAAGGCAGACGACACGGCTTCCCCTGCTCCGAACTGA